In Deltaproteobacteria bacterium, a single window of DNA contains:
- a CDS encoding phenylalanine--tRNA ligase subunit beta codes for MKILWSWLAEFIDTRLSPAQVQEALTMAGVEVSSCRFLGEGLDSVVTARILGMGQHPNADRLSVCRVTDGTAEYDIVCGARNMKAGDAVALAKVGARLPNGVEIRKAKIRGRQSEGMLCSEQELKLAEESAGILILAEDTAPGRPLAEALGLSDWLLEVEITPNRGDCLSVLGVAREIASVTGEAVRIPDVSVREDGPPIESLVTIDVSDPGLCPRYTARAVTGVKVGPSPDWMRRRLAFCGIRPINNVVDVTNYLLLETGQPMHAFDLERLRGARIDVKAEAEPTTFTTLDGTERKIDPGMLLIRDGEGPVAVAGIMGGQNSEVTEGTTKVLFESAHFAPASIRRTGRRLGLSSESSYRFERGVDPAGTVFAADRAVSLLARMSDVAAAKGVIDIGGGGSLDRTVRFRHARAERIIGKGYSPEECEGIFTRLGFPATRTGDGEWRVSVPSYRFDIEREIDLIEEIARLSGYDAIPATYPESKAPDFSAADRFVDISERACDYLQGRGFHQAVNFSFVSGRKWERMGKLFGFDEGDAVRVKNPISDETTLMRPHLLSGLLQNVSDNVRRFIEDVRLYETGKAYGKRFVDGHFEEHRLGIVLCGRRLPGEWTGGSAPVDFFDMKGVAEPLLHFLGSGPVHVVPSRQRPFLEEGKAADIVCRGEVVGWFGAIRRELLSEYEIAGPVFYGEIRLEAATSAPPPPGAYRPLPKFPPVFRDVACVFPDNVPVGDVLSMVREVCTEIADATVFDVFTGEKIGEGKKSVAIRVKLQPSDRTLTDADVNSIHTKIVNLLENRFGGKIRTS; via the coding sequence TTGAAGATACTCTGGTCCTGGCTCGCGGAGTTCATCGACACGCGGCTCTCGCCCGCGCAGGTGCAGGAGGCGCTGACAATGGCCGGCGTGGAGGTCTCCTCCTGCCGTTTCCTCGGCGAGGGGCTGGACTCCGTGGTCACGGCGAGGATCCTCGGGATGGGGCAGCACCCGAACGCCGACCGGCTGTCGGTGTGCCGGGTCACAGACGGGACGGCGGAGTACGACATCGTCTGCGGCGCGCGGAACATGAAGGCGGGGGATGCCGTGGCGCTTGCGAAGGTCGGCGCCAGGCTCCCCAACGGCGTGGAGATCCGGAAGGCGAAGATCCGCGGACGGCAGTCGGAAGGGATGCTCTGCTCCGAGCAGGAGCTGAAACTCGCGGAGGAGTCGGCCGGGATCCTGATCCTCGCGGAGGACACGGCTCCGGGTCGGCCGCTCGCCGAAGCGCTCGGGCTGTCCGACTGGCTGCTGGAGGTGGAGATCACCCCGAACCGGGGCGACTGCCTGAGCGTACTCGGGGTCGCGCGGGAGATCGCATCCGTCACCGGCGAGGCGGTGCGGATCCCCGACGTATCCGTCCGCGAGGACGGACCTCCGATCGAAAGTCTCGTTACCATCGACGTGTCCGACCCCGGGCTCTGCCCGCGGTACACCGCGCGCGCCGTCACCGGCGTGAAGGTGGGACCGTCCCCCGACTGGATGCGCCGGCGGCTGGCCTTCTGCGGGATCCGGCCGATCAACAACGTCGTCGACGTCACGAACTACCTCCTCCTCGAGACCGGGCAGCCGATGCACGCGTTCGACCTCGAACGTCTGCGCGGCGCCCGCATCGACGTGAAGGCGGAGGCGGAGCCGACGACGTTCACCACACTGGACGGAACGGAGCGGAAGATCGATCCCGGGATGCTCCTCATCCGCGACGGAGAGGGGCCGGTCGCGGTCGCGGGCATCATGGGCGGCCAAAACAGCGAGGTGACCGAAGGCACGACGAAAGTGCTGTTCGAAAGCGCCCACTTCGCCCCCGCCTCGATCCGGCGGACCGGGCGCCGCCTGGGGCTGTCCAGCGAATCGTCGTACCGGTTCGAACGGGGCGTGGATCCGGCGGGGACGGTGTTCGCGGCGGACCGCGCCGTTTCCCTGCTGGCCCGTATGTCGGACGTGGCCGCGGCGAAGGGAGTCATCGACATCGGAGGCGGGGGCTCGCTCGATCGGACCGTACGCTTCCGCCACGCGAGGGCGGAACGGATCATCGGAAAGGGATATTCCCCCGAGGAGTGCGAAGGGATCTTCACACGCCTCGGGTTTCCGGCGACCCGCACGGGAGACGGGGAGTGGCGGGTTTCCGTCCCGTCCTACCGGTTCGACATCGAGCGGGAGATCGACCTGATCGAGGAGATCGCGCGGCTTTCGGGATACGACGCGATTCCCGCGACGTATCCGGAGTCCAAGGCCCCCGATTTTTCCGCCGCCGACCGGTTCGTCGATATTTCCGAGCGGGCATGCGATTACCTTCAGGGGCGCGGGTTCCACCAGGCGGTGAACTTCTCGTTCGTGTCCGGTCGGAAATGGGAGCGCATGGGGAAACTGTTCGGATTCGACGAAGGGGACGCGGTTCGCGTGAAGAATCCGATTTCCGACGAAACGACCCTGATGCGTCCGCACCTGCTGTCGGGACTGCTCCAGAACGTATCCGACAATGTTCGGCGTTTCATCGAGGATGTCCGCCTCTACGAAACGGGAAAAGCCTACGGAAAGCGGTTCGTCGACGGACACTTCGAGGAGCATCGTCTGGGGATCGTCCTTTGCGGCAGGCGCCTGCCGGGAGAGTGGACCGGAGGATCCGCCCCGGTCGATTTCTTCGATATGAAAGGCGTGGCGGAGCCGCTTCTCCACTTCCTCGGATCGGGACCGGTCCACGTCGTTCCCTCCCGGCAACGTCCTTTCCTTGAGGAAGGGAAGGCGGCGGACATCGTTTGCCGCGGCGAGGTCGTCGGCTGGTTCGGGGCGATCCGGCGGGAACTGCTGTCCGAGTATGAAATCGCCGGCCCCGTATTCTATGGGGAAATCCGTCTCGAGGCCGCGACGTCCGCTCCGCCTCCGCCCGGCGCGTATCGTCCGCTTCCGAAATTCCCCCCCGTTTTCCGGGATGTTGCGTGCGTGTTTCCGGACAATGTCCCGGTGGGGGACGTCCTGTCGATGGTTCGGGAAGTCTGCACCGAGATCGCGGACGCGACCGTATTCGACGTGTTTACGGGAGAAAAGATCGGAGAGGGGAAGAAGAGCGTGGCGATCCGGGTGAAATTGCAACCTTCAGACAGAACCTTGACGGACGCCGACGTAAATAGTATACATACCAAGATCGTAAATTTATTGGAGAATCGGTTCGGGGGCAAGATCCGGACCTCTTGA
- a CDS encoding integration host factor subunit alpha, with amino-acid sequence MTKADLVEIVYEKIGGLSKKESQDIVEAIFETMKGSLKEGEKIKISGFGNFTLRDKRPRKGRNPQTGDDIQITARRVLTFRPSQILKTYINEEKPA; translated from the coding sequence ATGACGAAGGCGGACCTGGTCGAGATCGTTTACGAGAAAATCGGGGGGCTCTCGAAAAAGGAGTCCCAGGATATCGTCGAGGCCATCTTCGAAACGATGAAGGGAAGTCTCAAGGAAGGCGAGAAAATCAAGATCTCGGGCTTCGGCAACTTCACCCTCCGCGACAAGCGCCCGAGAAAAGGCCGCAATCCCCAGACCGGAGACGACATCCAGATCACGGCGCGCCGGGTGCTCACGTTCCGGCCGAGCCAGATCCTCAAAACCTACATCAACGAAGAGAAGCCCGCGTAA
- a CDS encoding MerR family transcriptional regulator, with translation MATPQIPDKFYFKIGEVSRILGVKPYVLRFWETEFRLSPAKNRSQHRVYKRQEVDTLLEIKRLLYVEKFTIDGARTKLKERLKEKQRQLKLELTENPFKIELRALRKELVKIQSILK, from the coding sequence TTGGCAACACCCCAGATTCCGGACAAGTTCTACTTCAAGATCGGGGAAGTCAGCCGCATCTTGGGTGTGAAGCCTTACGTCCTGAGATTCTGGGAGACCGAATTCCGGCTGTCACCCGCGAAGAACCGGTCGCAGCACAGGGTTTACAAGCGTCAGGAGGTGGACACCCTCCTGGAGATCAAGCGGCTGTTGTACGTGGAAAAGTTCACGATCGACGGCGCGCGCACGAAACTGAAGGAGCGGCTGAAGGAGAAGCAGCGACAGCTGAAACTGGAGCTTACGGAAAATCCCTTCAAGATCGAGCTTCGAGCCCTCAGGAAAGAGCTCGTCAAGATTCAATCGATACTTAAATGA
- a CDS encoding phosphomannose isomerase type II C-terminal cupin domain, whose product MERGDRPWGHYLVLFEDAGYKVKRFVVIPGRRLSLQRHRMRAEHWQVVRGEALVTLGTEVVRLGPGGTAVIPLGALHRVESVGKEDLVIIEVQMGEYVGEDDIERFEDDFGRAETANARRN is encoded by the coding sequence ATGGAACGCGGCGACCGCCCGTGGGGACATTACCTCGTTCTCTTCGAGGACGCGGGATACAAGGTGAAGCGGTTCGTTGTGATCCCGGGCAGGCGCTTGAGCCTCCAGCGGCACAGGATGCGCGCGGAGCACTGGCAGGTGGTACGGGGGGAGGCGCTGGTCACCTTGGGAACGGAGGTCGTGCGCCTCGGACCGGGCGGGACCGCCGTGATCCCGCTGGGCGCCCTGCATCGCGTGGAAAGCGTCGGGAAGGAGGACCTCGTCATCATCGAGGTCCAGATGGGGGAGTACGTCGGAGAGGACGACATCGAGCGGTTCGAGGACGATTTCGGAAGGGCGGAAACGGCGAACGCGCGGCGGAATTGA
- the surE gene encoding 5'/3'-nucleotidase SurE → MILVSNDDGVRSEGIEALADAMRELGTVYVVAPDRERSAASHSLTLSHPLRVEKLGARVYSVDGTPTDCVNLGVNGILKGKKVDLLVSGINKGANLGDDITYSGTVSAAMEGTMLGIPSIAVSLVTRSRFRFDVAGEYALAIARKVMRHGLPDDTLLNVNVPNMAKDDIAGVRMTRMGKRVYGDMIVEKRDPRGRKYYWIGGDHLSSEEVPGSDLEAVEENHVSITPIHLDLTNYSALRTLRKWTW, encoded by the coding sequence ATCATCCTGGTCTCGAACGACGACGGCGTGCGCTCGGAAGGGATCGAGGCGCTCGCGGATGCGATGAGGGAGCTCGGCACGGTGTACGTGGTCGCGCCCGACCGGGAGCGCAGTGCGGCCAGCCACTCCCTGACCTTGAGTCACCCGCTTCGGGTGGAGAAGCTTGGGGCCCGCGTCTACTCGGTCGACGGCACTCCCACCGACTGCGTCAACCTCGGAGTGAACGGGATCCTGAAGGGGAAGAAGGTCGACCTCCTCGTTTCCGGAATCAACAAGGGGGCGAACCTCGGGGACGACATCACATACTCCGGAACCGTTTCCGCGGCGATGGAAGGGACGATGCTCGGCATCCCCTCGATCGCGGTTTCGCTCGTCACGAGGAGCAGGTTCCGTTTCGACGTGGCGGGGGAGTACGCGTTGGCGATCGCGCGGAAGGTGATGCGGCACGGGCTGCCGGACGACACCCTTCTGAACGTCAATGTCCCCAACATGGCGAAGGACGATATCGCCGGGGTGCGGATGACGCGAATGGGGAAGCGGGTATACGGGGACATGATCGTCGAGAAGCGGGACCCCCGGGGGCGGAAATATTACTGGATCGGAGGCGACCACCTGAGCAGCGAAGAGGTGCCGGGCTCCGACCTCGAGGCGGTCGAGGAGAACCACGTTTCGATCACCCCCATCCACCTCGATCTCACGAACTACTCCGCGCTGCGGACTTTGAGGAAATGGACCTGGTGA
- a CDS encoding protein-L-isoaspartate(D-aspartate) O-methyltransferase, translating into MDLVKEELLRRRMVEEQIRRRGVADERVLAAMEAVPRHLFVPEELRHLAYADDPLPIGEGQTISQPYIVAEMTAALRLSGGEKVLEIGTGSGYQTAILARICQEVYTVERLRSLSEEASKRLLALGVSNVHYEVGDGSLGSPSNAPFDRVLSAAASPAMPSPWFEQLAEGGIMVLPVGGRMEQSLARVTKRGGKPVSEYLGGCRFVPLVGKHGFRS; encoded by the coding sequence ATGGACCTGGTGAAGGAAGAGCTCCTCCGGCGCCGGATGGTCGAGGAGCAGATCCGCCGGCGGGGGGTTGCGGACGAACGGGTGCTCGCCGCGATGGAAGCGGTCCCCCGGCACCTCTTCGTCCCGGAGGAACTGCGGCACCTGGCGTACGCGGACGATCCGCTCCCGATCGGCGAGGGGCAGACGATCTCCCAGCCGTACATCGTTGCGGAGATGACGGCGGCGCTTCGACTGTCCGGCGGCGAGAAGGTGCTGGAGATCGGCACCGGGTCCGGATACCAGACCGCGATCCTGGCCCGGATCTGCCAGGAGGTGTACACGGTGGAGCGCCTCCGGTCGCTCAGCGAGGAGGCGTCGAAGCGACTGCTGGCCCTCGGTGTGAGCAACGTCCATTACGAAGTGGGCGACGGATCGCTCGGGAGCCCGTCCAACGCGCCGTTCGACCGGGTCCTTTCCGCGGCCGCGTCCCCGGCGATGCCCTCCCCCTGGTTCGAACAGCTTGCGGAGGGCGGCATCATGGTGCTCCCGGTCGGCGGACGGATGGAGCAGTCGCTCGCGCGCGTCACGAAGCGGGGCGGGAAGCCGGTGTCCGAATACCTGGGTGGATGCCGGTTCGTCCCCCTCGTCGGGAAGCACGGGTTCCGAAGTTGA
- a CDS encoding M23 family metallopeptidase: MPVRPPRREARVPKLRRTVFAAAFLASALFAGCASLSPDRIPGDGAGRPSPADRLAGRRFAPPVAGVVSSGFGGRSGRLHAGVDIPASPGTEVRAVDIGVTLYAGNELRGYGNAVILEHGGGVTTLYGHLGTIRVKSGDAVPAGGVVGTVGRTGNATTDHLHFELRLDGQAVDPAPYLHD; encoded by the coding sequence ATGCCGGTTCGTCCCCCTCGTCGGGAAGCACGGGTTCCGAAGTTGAGGAGGACGGTCTTCGCCGCCGCCTTCCTGGCGTCGGCTCTCTTCGCGGGTTGCGCGTCTCTTTCGCCGGATCGGATCCCGGGGGACGGTGCGGGGAGACCCTCGCCGGCCGACCGGCTCGCCGGCAGAAGATTCGCTCCGCCGGTCGCCGGCGTCGTTTCGTCCGGATTCGGGGGGAGGAGCGGAAGACTCCATGCGGGAGTGGACATCCCCGCTTCGCCGGGAACCGAAGTCCGGGCGGTCGACATCGGAGTGACGCTGTACGCGGGGAACGAACTTCGCGGCTACGGGAACGCCGTCATCCTGGAACACGGCGGAGGGGTGACCACGCTCTACGGACATCTCGGGACGATTCGTGTAAAATCGGGCGATGCCGTGCCGGCGGGGGGTGTCGTCGGGACGGTCGGACGCACGGGGAACGCGACGACGGACCACCTCCACTTCGAGCTGCGCCTCGACGGACAAGCGGTGGATCCGGCGCCCTACCTTCACGACTGA
- a CDS encoding adenine phosphoribosyltransferase has translation MSDLKKRIRNVPDFPKKGIQFKDITTLLSDPASFQQAIDLMAHRHFAKGIDAVVGIEARGFVMGAAMAYKLGTGVLLVRKPGKLPHKTVSASYDLEYGKDRLEIHEDSIRPGMRVVVADDVLATGGTVSAVVGLLNRLGAVVVECSFLAELTALKGRERLKGQKVYSLLQFED, from the coding sequence ATGAGCGATCTGAAGAAGAGGATCCGGAACGTCCCCGACTTCCCGAAGAAGGGGATCCAGTTCAAGGACATCACGACGCTCCTTTCCGACCCGGCGTCGTTCCAGCAGGCGATCGACCTGATGGCGCACCGGCACTTCGCGAAGGGGATCGACGCGGTGGTGGGAATCGAGGCGCGCGGATTCGTCATGGGCGCGGCGATGGCGTACAAGCTCGGGACCGGCGTGCTCCTCGTCCGGAAGCCCGGGAAGCTCCCGCACAAGACCGTGTCCGCTTCCTACGACCTCGAGTACGGGAAGGACCGGCTCGAGATCCACGAGGACTCGATCCGTCCCGGGATGCGGGTCGTCGTGGCGGACGACGTGCTGGCGACCGGCGGGACGGTTTCGGCGGTGGTCGGGCTCCTGAACCGGCTCGGGGCGGTTGTTGTAGAATGTTCCTTCCTCGCGGAGCTCACCGCGCTCAAGGGCCGTGAGCGCCTCAAGGGGCAGAAGGTGTATTCTTTGCTGCAATTCGAGGATTGA
- a CDS encoding response regulator, whose amino-acid sequence MTVEATERDERRYRDLFDHMQEGFAYCRMKYVNGDAVDFTYLSVNKAFQKLTGLENVEGRPVSEVIPGIRASDPGLFEIYGRVATTGKPEKFETYVKGLGQWFSVSVYSPEPEHFVAVFDVVTDRKRSEETARRETSLRNVLLDNLPCVALVLRKKTREIVACNEMAKRYGAVVGRVCYDVLAVPGTPCPFCLAPEVWETSGSRQVEAGYMGKHWLGIWVPFSDDLYVHYIFEITDRKRAEEERSRLQSQLQQAMKMEAVGRLAGGVAHDFNNLLTVILGNLSLALGKVSSGDAVAEMLGEANRAAERAARLTQQLLAFSRKQIIEPKVLDPNGLVMNLHTMLSRLIGENIALVPLPGAGVGLVKVDPGQFEQILVNLAVNARDAMPDGGRLTIETSNAELDASYCARNPDVSPGRYVLVSVGDTGCGMTDEVKAKIFEPFFTTKEKGSGTGLGLSMTHGAVKQAGGSIAVTSEVGKGTTVRIYLPRVEGEKARVVEDPASEEFPGGTETVLLVEDEEMVRELGARVLERLGYKVLMASGGAEAVAVAREFSGGIDLLLTDVVMPGMNGSELASQLILLHPDMKVLFTSGYTENAIVHHGVLDEGVSFIWKPYTPSSLAWKIRGVLNGR is encoded by the coding sequence ATGACCGTGGAGGCAACCGAACGGGACGAGCGAAGGTATCGCGATCTCTTCGATCACATGCAGGAGGGATTCGCGTACTGCAGGATGAAGTACGTCAACGGCGATGCGGTCGATTTCACCTACCTGTCGGTCAACAAGGCGTTCCAGAAGCTGACGGGCCTCGAGAACGTCGAGGGGAGACCGGTCAGCGAGGTGATACCGGGGATTCGCGCGTCCGATCCCGGGCTGTTCGAGATCTACGGGCGCGTCGCGACCACCGGCAAGCCGGAAAAGTTCGAGACGTACGTCAAGGGGCTGGGCCAGTGGTTTTCCGTCTCCGTCTACAGCCCGGAGCCGGAGCACTTCGTCGCCGTGTTCGACGTCGTCACGGACCGGAAACGGTCGGAGGAGACCGCCCGGAGGGAGACCTCCCTGCGGAACGTCCTGCTGGACAATCTCCCGTGCGTCGCCCTGGTCCTGCGGAAGAAAACCCGGGAGATCGTCGCCTGCAACGAGATGGCGAAGAGGTACGGAGCCGTCGTCGGCAGGGTGTGCTACGACGTCCTCGCGGTTCCCGGGACGCCCTGCCCGTTCTGCCTTGCCCCCGAGGTATGGGAGACCAGCGGGTCCCGCCAGGTCGAAGCCGGATACATGGGGAAGCACTGGTTGGGGATCTGGGTCCCGTTCTCCGACGACCTGTACGTGCATTACATCTTCGAGATCACCGATCGGAAGCGCGCGGAAGAGGAGCGCAGCCGCCTGCAGTCGCAGCTTCAGCAGGCGATGAAGATGGAGGCGGTGGGCCGGCTGGCGGGCGGGGTGGCGCACGATTTCAACAATCTGCTCACGGTGATCCTCGGGAACCTCTCGCTTGCGCTGGGGAAGGTGTCGTCCGGCGACGCGGTGGCGGAGATGCTGGGGGAGGCGAACCGCGCGGCGGAGCGGGCCGCCCGGCTGACCCAGCAGCTGCTGGCGTTCTCGCGGAAGCAGATCATCGAGCCGAAGGTCCTGGACCCGAACGGGCTGGTGATGAACCTGCACACGATGCTGTCGCGCCTGATCGGCGAGAACATCGCTCTGGTTCCGCTGCCGGGAGCGGGTGTGGGATTGGTGAAGGTCGACCCGGGGCAGTTCGAGCAGATCCTGGTGAACCTGGCGGTGAACGCACGGGACGCGATGCCGGACGGCGGCCGCCTGACGATCGAGACGTCGAACGCGGAGCTGGACGCGTCGTACTGCGCGCGGAACCCGGACGTTTCTCCTGGCCGGTACGTCCTGGTGTCGGTGGGGGACACGGGCTGCGGAATGACCGACGAGGTGAAGGCGAAGATCTTCGAGCCGTTCTTCACGACGAAGGAAAAGGGGAGCGGGACGGGACTCGGGCTGTCGATGACGCACGGCGCGGTGAAGCAGGCGGGGGGCTCGATCGCGGTGACGTCGGAGGTCGGAAAGGGGACGACGGTCCGGATCTACCTTCCGCGGGTGGAGGGCGAGAAGGCGCGGGTAGTGGAGGATCCGGCCTCGGAGGAGTTTCCCGGGGGGACGGAGACGGTCCTCCTGGTAGAGGACGAGGAGATGGTGCGGGAGCTTGGCGCCCGCGTGCTGGAGCGTCTGGGGTACAAGGTCCTCATGGCGTCGGGGGGCGCGGAGGCGGTCGCGGTGGCCCGGGAGTTCTCCGGCGGGATCGACCTGCTGTTGACCGACGTCGTGATGCCGGGGATGAACGGGAGCGAACTGGCGTCGCAGCTGATCCTCCTGCACCCGGATATGAAAGTGCTCTTCACGTCCGGGTACACGGAAAACGCGATCGTCCACCACGGGGTGCTGGACGAAGGGGTCTCCTTCATCTGGAAACCGTACACGCCCTCTTCGCTGGCGTGGAAGATCCGGGGGGTGCTGAACGGAAGATGA
- a CDS encoding helix-turn-helix domain-containing protein: MILETMPNVLKTRDLAILLDLSPDAVNDMARRGLLKGFKSGNQWRFRRKDVERFIEREKKLAPPV; this comes from the coding sequence TTGATCCTGGAAACCATGCCCAATGTCCTGAAGACGCGCGATCTGGCCATACTGCTCGACCTGAGCCCGGACGCCGTGAACGACATGGCCCGCAGGGGTCTCCTGAAGGGATTCAAGAGCGGCAACCAGTGGCGTTTCCGCCGAAAGGACGTGGAGCGTTTCATCGAGCGGGAGAAGAAGCTGGCCCCCCCCGTGTGA
- a CDS encoding M50 family metallopeptidase, whose translation MRVFLYSLISIPILFADAVLLYSFPARTIGRFSPLQWGQVGGGALIYFLFHFIVRKPERMYLWAHEFTHLIVAKMFFREVHGFHITSRSGGKVVMDGTNVAIDLAPYAVPLYNAAALVPIALLRGKYEHAEGIYLCGAAFLFTMHLWFSAEGFLNGQPDVRRSGRMFSGAVVLLFLTLWIPFLVAPGTGAGFHGLHHLYRAWLGKGFAVGRELLSRGVALF comes from the coding sequence GTGCGGGTTTTCCTCTATTCCTTGATTTCGATCCCCATCCTGTTCGCAGACGCCGTTCTTCTCTACTCGTTTCCGGCGCGGACGATTGGACGATTCTCCCCGCTGCAATGGGGGCAGGTCGGCGGAGGGGCGTTGATCTACTTCCTCTTCCATTTCATCGTGCGGAAACCGGAGCGGATGTACCTCTGGGCCCACGAATTCACGCACCTGATCGTGGCGAAGATGTTCTTCCGGGAGGTTCACGGTTTCCACATCACTTCCCGCTCGGGGGGAAAGGTGGTGATGGACGGGACCAACGTCGCGATCGACCTCGCCCCGTACGCGGTGCCGCTCTACAACGCGGCGGCCCTGGTCCCGATCGCGCTGCTCCGTGGGAAGTACGAGCACGCGGAGGGGATCTACCTCTGCGGCGCGGCGTTCCTGTTCACGATGCACCTGTGGTTTTCGGCGGAAGGCTTCCTGAACGGACAACCGGACGTCCGGCGCAGCGGGCGGATGTTTTCCGGCGCGGTGGTTCTCCTGTTCCTGACGCTCTGGATTCCGTTCCTCGTCGCGCCGGGAACGGGCGCCGGGTTCCACGGTCTCCACCACCTCTACCGCGCATGGCTGGGGAAGGGATTCGCCGTGGGCCGCGAACTACTTTCGCGGGGAGTCGCCCTTTTTTAA
- a CDS encoding TlpA family protein disulfide reductase: protein MPGIVRRRIGAVVVAASVLAAAASGVGAEMQALRPLVRSGEKAPGFSLKDIDGKDVSFRPGSGKPTLVVFWSVFCPTCKELVPEIDGYGTRRGASLRTVGVNLDGKRFSNAVRSFRKETGLRMPVGLDDLRNDFFIASDPYGVEKTPTAVLVDGAGVVRGAWTADRIREFLTNADAIVAGLKKGDSPRK from the coding sequence GTGCCGGGAATCGTTCGCAGGCGGATCGGAGCCGTCGTGGTCGCCGCCTCGGTCCTCGCCGCCGCCGCTTCGGGAGTCGGCGCGGAAATGCAGGCCCTGCGGCCCCTGGTCCGATCCGGCGAAAAGGCCCCCGGATTCTCGTTGAAGGACATCGACGGAAAGGATGTTTCGTTCCGGCCCGGGAGCGGGAAACCGACCCTGGTCGTCTTCTGGTCCGTCTTCTGTCCCACGTGCAAGGAACTGGTTCCGGAGATCGACGGATACGGCACCCGGCGCGGTGCGTCCCTGCGCACGGTCGGGGTGAATCTCGACGGGAAACGGTTCTCCAACGCCGTCCGCTCCTTCCGGAAGGAGACGGGGCTGCGGATGCCGGTCGGCCTCGACGATCTCCGGAACGACTTCTTCATCGCGTCGGACCCGTACGGGGTCGAGAAAACGCCGACCGCCGTCCTGGTGGACGGGGCAGGCGTCGTGCGCGGAGCGTGGACGGCGGATCGGATCCGGGAATTCCTTACGAACGCCGACGCGATCGTCGCGGGATTAAAAAAGGGCGACTCCCCGCGAAAGTAG
- a CDS encoding TlpA family protein disulfide reductase: MRRAISAIVLALALCLSVLPPTPASALTVEVGQPVPKVTLPTIEGASVDISSYKGKIVLIAFWASWCPRCGEELTFLQGIYKSSPDIVVLAVNQESQNISRAHIERVKNTLKEWKIDFPVLLDRNLDAWHAFGINALPTSVILDRKGIIRYAEANYYWATQERIAEVIQRIRQEKE; encoded by the coding sequence ATGCGCCGTGCCATCTCCGCGATCGTCCTCGCCCTGGCGCTCTGCCTGTCCGTACTCCCGCCGACCCCCGCGTCCGCCCTCACCGTGGAGGTCGGGCAGCCGGTCCCCAAGGTGACCCTGCCCACCATCGAGGGAGCGAGCGTGGATATATCCTCCTACAAGGGGAAGATCGTCCTGATCGCCTTCTGGGCATCGTGGTGTCCGCGCTGCGGGGAGGAATTGACGTTCCTGCAGGGAATCTACAAATCGAGCCCCGACATCGTGGTGCTCGCCGTCAACCAGGAGAGCCAGAACATCTCCCGGGCGCACATCGAGCGGGTGAAGAACACGTTGAAGGAGTGGAAGATCGACTTTCCGGTGCTGCTCGACAGGAACCTCGACGCCTGGCACGCCTTCGGCATCAATGCGCTCCCCACCAGCGTCATCCTCGACCGGAAGGGGATCATCCGGTACGCCGAGGCGAACTACTACTGGGCGACGCAGGAGAGGATCGCGGAGGTCATCCAGCGGATCCGGCAGGAAAAGGAGTAG